Proteins encoded by one window of Candidatus Cloacimonadota bacterium:
- a CDS encoding GNAT family N-acetyltransferase yields MPFQNHENVYYYKDMFNQDAVLASVEETKEMNRNIEFLIMESIPLQYRAKMHALESLAYPYWKEEFVLWENTLIGKAVWSVALDSDEPITTIRAYPSMNPDMLTINYLSTEQSYRKRGLARAVIQNCINHVFTNGVYSSIQALDISSPGAAKILEQVGFVRNRQNIDIMRSMKEFYKNCKT; encoded by the coding sequence ATGCCATTTCAAAACCACGAAAATGTATATTACTATAAGGATATGTTTAATCAAGATGCGGTTCTTGCATCTGTAGAAGAAACAAAAGAAATGAATAGAAATATTGAGTTTCTTATAATGGAATCTATCCCCCTTCAATACCGAGCAAAAATGCATGCCCTTGAATCGTTGGCATATCCATATTGGAAAGAAGAATTTGTTTTATGGGAAAACACTTTGATAGGTAAAGCAGTTTGGTCAGTAGCATTAGATTCAGATGAGCCAATAACGACAATAAGAGCTTATCCGAGTATGAATCCAGATATGCTTACAATTAATTATTTATCAACTGAGCAAAGTTATCGAAAAAGGGGCCTAGCAAGAGCAGTTATACAAAACTGCATTAATCATGTGTTCACGAATGGTGTTTACTCGTCGATACAAGCACTAGACATATCCAGCCCTGGAGCAGCAAAGATCCTCGAGCAAGTCGGATTTGTCAGAAACCGTCAGAATATTGACATTATGCGTTCTATGAAAGAGTTTTATAAAAACTGCAAAACTTGA